A genome region from Methanococcoides burtonii DSM 6242 includes the following:
- a CDS encoding methyltransferase family protein, with protein MLAVQFIAVLVTPKAIVDAPHRLNLKYQLAKPKTTQSQPLNIRGVYRLVRDPFSASGYIIMIFTPFMTVNLLIVYIIAAIYMYIGSLHMEKRLVKQFGDEYKEYQKNIHRLIPTFNSKY; from the coding sequence ATGCTTGCAGTTCAATTCATTGCTGTATTAGTCACACCAAAAGCTATTGTTGATGCTCCACACCGGTTAAATTTGAAGTATCAGCTGGCAAAACCAAAAACTACTCAATCTCAACCTTTAAACATTCGCGGAGTATATCGGTTGGTAAGAGATCCATTTTCAGCATCAGGATACATAATAATGATATTCACACCATTTATGACTGTTAATTTATTAATTGTATACATTATAGCAGCTATATACATGTATATTGGATCTTTACATATGGAAAAAAGGCTAGTAAAACAATTTGGTGATGAATATAAAGAGTATCAAAAAAATATTCATCGATTAATTCCTACTTTTAACAGCAAATATTGA
- a CDS encoding DUF169 domain-containing protein — protein sequence MFTEIAKLMDDGGAVCVTFQEGDIGEEYELLYCEMITKARKGESFLAASQSCPPGKYVLSKSEDKPDRYYLASGRYIDAETAQKAVLALPRIKKKYGHIRIEPLSKNNGEFDVIILYLKPEIAMRVVQALAYNNGDRVSIDTFGAASICGDCTALAIENGIGLSYGCKGSRKHSEYSDNEIPIGIDLDNAKKIEKGLKNIPKTRY from the coding sequence ATGTTCACAGAGATAGCTAAACTGATGGATGATGGAGGCGCTGTTTGCGTTACCTTTCAGGAAGGCGATATCGGAGAGGAGTATGAGCTCCTCTATTGTGAGATGATAACAAAAGCACGCAAGGGTGAGAGTTTCCTTGCTGCCTCCCAAAGCTGCCCCCCGGGCAAATATGTTCTGAGCAAATCTGAAGATAAGCCGGATAGATACTATTTGGCATCAGGACGCTACATCGATGCAGAAACTGCACAAAAGGCAGTATTGGCCCTTCCGAGAATAAAGAAAAAATATGGACATATCAGGATAGAACCATTGTCAAAGAACAATGGCGAGTTCGATGTGATCATCCTTTACCTAAAGCCTGAGATAGCTATGAGGGTAGTGCAGGCATTAGCATATAACAATGGAGATAGAGTAAGTATCGACACATTCGGTGCAGCATCTATTTGCGGTGACTGTACTGCGCTTGCTATTGAGAATGGGATTGGATTGTCTTACGGTTGCAAAGGTTCACGCAAGCATAGCGAATACAGCGACAATGAGATACCCATTGGTATCGATCTTGATAATGCAAAGAAAATAGAGAAGGGATTAAAGAATATCCCCAAAACCCGATACTGA
- a CDS encoding DUF473 domain-containing protein, with the protein MEYAALTGISDTVISELKGHLLRTIEIRSPQNFFTSLDFDVNDHIFLTRTSAQDIMRGTSGVVAQVVKHHVSTHKMITGNDTFYEEYESMIIRLQLKPIGVARINNIISNELGKVTLVDAEQICFYEAR; encoded by the coding sequence ATGGAATACGCCGCACTTACGGGGATATCGGATACTGTTATATCTGAATTAAAGGGCCATCTATTGCGCACTATTGAGATTAGAAGTCCTCAGAACTTTTTCACATCACTGGACTTCGATGTGAATGATCATATATTTCTGACCCGCACCTCTGCGCAGGATATTATGCGTGGGACTTCGGGTGTGGTGGCACAGGTTGTAAAACACCATGTATCAACACACAAAATGATCACAGGAAATGACACTTTTTATGAAGAGTATGAATCCATGATTATCCGGCTTCAACTGAAGCCCATTGGGGTAGCTCGCATAAATAATATAATTTCTAACGAGTTAGGAAAAGTTACGCTTGTGGATGCCGAACAGATATGCTTCTATGAAGCACGCTGA
- a CDS encoding proteasome assembly chaperone family protein, with product MSETDYDAIDVDIITRPVKSKDPILIEGFPGIGLVGNIASQQIIEELNMEYIGSIESRYFPPIAVLYEGLVNMPVRIYENVEHNTIMVVSDIPINPSVSYDVSKALVGWAKSIGVKEVISIAGIATMSDEYKVFGAATTEEMLEKIKDQVEIFQMGTISGISGSVMAECFMQNVPAISLLGATKTQNPDPRAAAVVVDVLNSMYNFSIDTEDLIEQAEKIEIEMQKLAEDVRSSEQAPTPRKEYPMYG from the coding sequence TTGTCAGAAACAGATTACGACGCTATCGATGTAGATATCATAACAAGGCCAGTAAAATCGAAGGATCCTATCCTGATAGAAGGTTTCCCGGGTATTGGCCTTGTGGGCAATATTGCCAGCCAGCAAATAATTGAAGAATTAAATATGGAATATATAGGTTCCATTGAGTCTCGCTATTTCCCACCAATAGCCGTTCTGTATGAAGGGTTGGTGAACATGCCTGTACGGATATATGAAAATGTGGAACACAACACTATTATGGTGGTCTCGGATATTCCTATCAATCCTTCGGTTTCCTATGATGTCAGCAAGGCACTTGTCGGATGGGCAAAATCAATAGGTGTGAAAGAAGTTATTTCGATTGCAGGCATTGCTACCATGAGTGACGAATACAAAGTGTTCGGAGCTGCAACAACTGAAGAAATGCTTGAGAAGATCAAGGATCAGGTGGAGATATTTCAGATGGGTACGATCTCCGGTATCTCTGGCAGCGTAATGGCAGAATGTTTCATGCAAAATGTTCCGGCGATCAGTCTACTGGGTGCTACAAAGACACAAAATCCAGATCCAAGGGCTGCAGCAGTTGTCGTTGATGTCCTCAATTCTATGTATAACTTTTCGATAGATACAGAGGATCTTATCGAACAGGCAGAAAAGATCGAGATCGAAATGCAGAAACTTGCTGAAGATGTAAGGTCAAGTGAACAGGCACCAACTCCAAGAAAGGAATATCCAATGTACGGGTGA
- a CDS encoding F420-dependent methylenetetrahydromethanopterin dehydrogenase, with product MAKIGFIKLGNLGMSQVIDLVQDEIAAREGISVRVFGTGPKMGKDEAAETAALKEWDADFYVMISPNSSAPGPTAAREIYKDVPCIVISDGPTKKDDRQALEDAGFGYIIMTVDPLIGAKREFLDSVEMASFNSDAMKVLSTCGVVRLIQEELDIVTAQVDEGKEIVLPHILAKPEKCIERAGFSNPYAKAKALAALHMADKVAQINFPACFMMKEIEQVTLTTATAHEMMRAAAQLAIDAREIEKSNDTVLRQPHAKKGNILSKTALYEKQQ from the coding sequence ATGGCAAAAATAGGATTTATTAAGTTAGGCAACCTCGGCATGAGTCAGGTCATTGACCTCGTACAGGATGAGATAGCAGCAAGAGAAGGTATCAGTGTTCGTGTATTCGGAACTGGTCCTAAAATGGGCAAAGATGAAGCTGCAGAAACAGCAGCACTTAAAGAATGGGATGCTGATTTCTATGTAATGATCAGCCCTAACTCAAGTGCACCAGGTCCAACCGCTGCACGTGAGATCTACAAAGATGTTCCATGCATCGTTATCTCTGATGGTCCAACCAAAAAGGACGACAGACAGGCACTCGAGGACGCAGGTTTCGGTTACATTATCATGACCGTGGACCCACTCATCGGCGCAAAGAGAGAGTTCCTTGACTCCGTGGAAATGGCATCCTTCAACTCTGATGCAATGAAAGTTCTCTCCACCTGTGGTGTTGTAAGACTTATACAGGAAGAGCTTGATATCGTCACTGCACAGGTTGATGAAGGTAAGGAGATCGTCCTTCCACACATTCTCGCAAAGCCAGAGAAGTGTATCGAACGTGCAGGTTTCAGCAACCCATACGCAAAAGCAAAAGCACTTGCAGCACTTCACATGGCTGACAAGGTAGCACAGATCAACTTCCCAGCATGCTTCATGATGAAGGAGATCGAGCAGGTAACACTCACAACCGCAACAGCTCACGAAATGATGCGCGCAGCAGCACAGCTCGCTATCGATGCACGTGAGATCGAAAAATCAAACGATACAGTCCTCAGGCAGCCACACGCAAAGAAAGGCAACATTTTGTCAAAGACTGCATTGTACGAAAAACAACAGTAA
- a CDS encoding pyruvate kinase alpha/beta domain-containing protein: protein MKRSILYFDDVGKQNTDDVVKVAANRAEELEIEYIVLSSTEGYTALKMAEAVKGKNVKVIAITHQYGLREDGKWEMDEENLKKLQEMGVIVTTQSHMFSGVERAISNRLGGASRADVISDTLRAVFGKGFKVALEVVMMAADSGYIPVSKDTEVIAIGGTRQGADVALVVRPAHSQNFFNMQVREILAMPREKEEPK from the coding sequence ATGAAAAGATCTATACTATATTTTGATGATGTTGGTAAGCAGAATACCGATGATGTTGTGAAAGTAGCAGCCAACCGGGCAGAAGAGCTCGAGATAGAATATATTGTACTATCAAGCACTGAAGGTTATACTGCATTGAAGATGGCAGAAGCAGTAAAGGGAAAGAACGTGAAGGTGATTGCCATCACCCATCAGTATGGACTCCGAGAGGATGGAAAATGGGAGATGGATGAGGAAAATTTAAAAAAACTTCAGGAAATGGGAGTGATCGTTACAACCCAGTCACATATGTTCTCAGGTGTAGAGCGTGCCATTTCAAATCGATTGGGCGGTGCAAGTCGTGCAGATGTGATCTCTGACACGCTGCGTGCGGTCTTTGGCAAAGGTTTCAAGGTAGCCCTGGAAGTTGTTATGATGGCTGCAGATTCAGGTTATATACCCGTATCAAAGGATACAGAGGTTATCGCCATTGGTGGTACACGTCAGGGTGCAGATGTAGCACTTGTTGTAAGACCAGCACATTCTCAGAATTTCTTCAACATGCAGGTACGTGAGATACTGGCAATGCCACGCGAAAAAGAAGAGCCGAAGTAA
- a CDS encoding Sjogren's syndrome/scleroderma autoantigen 1 family protein produces the protein MSDSDDKIKQISRLLEMGGTMLAQHCATCGAPMFRYQGEVLCPICQDSNANSGQQQNAGQQVALARNEIKEVPHAGGIASSPEDPVRQPMFRSEELSHNNMPGQISAAVPIEGLNSVAESLKLKIGHIAGLLQVETDPRRMEEFLDIMDRCLDILERL, from the coding sequence ATGAGCGATAGTGACGATAAAATAAAACAGATATCAAGATTGCTGGAAATGGGCGGTACTATGCTTGCACAGCATTGTGCTACATGTGGTGCTCCAATGTTCAGGTACCAGGGAGAAGTACTTTGTCCAATATGTCAGGACAGCAATGCGAATTCCGGTCAACAGCAAAATGCAGGACAACAGGTTGCATTGGCAAGAAATGAAATAAAAGAAGTTCCTCATGCAGGTGGCATTGCCAGCTCTCCCGAAGATCCTGTACGACAACCGATGTTTCGTTCTGAAGAACTTTCTCATAATAATATGCCAGGGCAAATATCGGCAGCAGTTCCTATCGAAGGTCTGAATTCAGTTGCAGAAAGCCTGAAATTAAAAATTGGGCACATTGCCGGTCTGCTTCAGGTCGAGACCGATCCTCGCAGGATGGAGGAATTTCTCGATATTATGGATAGATGTCTTGACATCCTTGAAAGACTTTAA
- a CDS encoding UPF0147 family protein, with amino-acid sequence MLGASEPEDVIKQCTQVLEHIANDNSVPRNIRRSANDILATLKNEAEPLFLRTSSSISILEDISNDPNIPLHTRTLIWNVASQLETIPVDE; translated from the coding sequence ATGTTAGGTGCCAGCGAACCTGAAGACGTCATTAAACAATGCACACAGGTGTTAGAACATATAGCGAACGACAATTCCGTACCAAGGAATATCAGACGTTCCGCAAACGACATACTTGCAACTTTGAAAAACGAAGCAGAACCCCTTTTTCTGAGAACATCATCCAGTATATCCATATTGGAAGATATCAGCAACGACCCAAACATTCCATTACATACAAGGACACTTATATGGAATGTAGCAAGTCAGCTTGAAACGATCCCTGTTGATGAGTGA
- a CDS encoding ammonium transporter, with translation MAFQIVFAAIALAILTSGVAERIKLSSFIVFGLLWTTLVYDPLAYWAWGDGWVGSMGALDFAGGTVVHISSGFGALALSFVIGKRIGFGKYSMEPENITTTLLGGALLWFGWFAFNAGNALAANAFVVTLISASSGALTWMGASWIKGKSSSLGMNSGAIAGLVAITPACGFVGPLAAIIIGGSAGILCYGTLLFCIYKKFDESLDA, from the coding sequence ATGGCATTCCAGATTGTATTCGCAGCCATAGCACTGGCAATCCTGACATCCGGAGTAGCAGAAAGGATAAAGCTCAGTTCATTTATCGTATTCGGGCTTCTCTGGACCACCCTTGTATATGATCCACTTGCTTACTGGGCATGGGGAGACGGCTGGGTAGGTAGTATGGGAGCACTGGACTTTGCAGGAGGAACAGTGGTCCACATCAGTTCAGGATTTGGAGCACTAGCATTATCATTTGTTATAGGCAAGAGAATTGGATTCGGCAAGTATAGCATGGAACCTGAGAACATTACCACCACTTTGCTTGGTGGAGCATTGCTATGGTTCGGATGGTTTGCTTTCAATGCAGGAAATGCACTTGCAGCAAATGCTTTCGTGGTCACACTGATATCTGCTTCATCAGGAGCCCTCACATGGATGGGAGCTTCATGGATCAAAGGCAAGTCAAGTTCACTGGGAATGAACAGTGGTGCTATTGCAGGACTTGTGGCTATTACCCCGGCATGTGGATTTGTAGGACCTCTGGCAGCCATAATCATTGGAGGTTCAGCAGGGATCTTATGTTATGGAACTTTGCTTTTCTGTATCTACAAGAAATTCGATGAAAGCCTCGATGCATGA
- the serB gene encoding phosphoserine phosphatase SerB gives MDSTLIDAESIDELARAAGVMDKVSVVTEKAMNGEIDYNQALKERVALLKGLKLETAMEAMDSMPLMPGAEELVKHVRSLGFKTAILSGGFTLSTDRVAKLLEMDYVFSNILEIKDGCLTGRVSGPMTQNLSKEQAFEQITEENGLNPENCIVVGDGANDICIFKRAGCAIAFNPKPILRQYADAVITQKHLRDIIPIIDSLDLE, from the coding sequence ATGGACAGCACCCTCATAGATGCGGAAAGCATTGATGAGCTTGCGCGTGCTGCCGGTGTTATGGATAAGGTATCCGTTGTAACTGAAAAAGCAATGAACGGAGAGATCGATTACAATCAAGCTCTAAAAGAAAGAGTTGCACTTCTAAAAGGATTGAAACTTGAAACCGCAATGGAAGCAATGGATTCCATGCCCCTAATGCCTGGAGCAGAAGAGCTCGTCAAACATGTAAGATCCCTAGGATTCAAGACCGCAATACTATCAGGTGGATTTACACTTTCCACTGACAGAGTTGCAAAGTTGCTTGAAATGGATTATGTATTCTCCAATATACTGGAGATCAAAGACGGGTGTCTTACAGGCAGGGTTTCCGGACCAATGACACAAAATCTTTCAAAGGAACAGGCTTTTGAACAGATTACAGAGGAGAATGGTCTGAACCCTGAAAACTGTATTGTTGTTGGCGATGGTGCTAACGACATATGCATCTTTAAGAGAGCAGGATGTGCAATTGCATTTAATCCAAAACCAATTTTGCGTCAATACGCAGATGCGGTCATTACCCAAAAACACCTCAGGGACATTATTCCAATAATAGATTCACTTGACTTGGAATAA
- a CDS encoding DEAD/DEAH box helicase, which translates to MSEHIKHPLVKPNTVEQRLYQLDLAGKALSAPTLVVLPTGLGKTIVALLVIASRLQKTGGKALILSPTKPLVEQHAAFLRSTLNIPEDEILTFTGAVAPDKREELWKKGKVIISTPQVIENDILTKRISLEDVTHITFDEAHRAVGNYAYTYIAERYFEDAKKPHCLAITASPGSSDEKISEVCTNLYIRSVAIKTETDPDVTPYIHKKEVEWNHVILPSEMRELKDLLEKVLEDRFQKLTELGYSIQYGKKASKMDLLGLQKKLQGQIREMAEPAVYSALSILAEVMKVSHAVEIVETQGIEALKKYTARLENEATSRTGSKASKRLSDDLYMRQLYKRLEECTTEHPKLAVVKDIVSKELNGKPDSRVIVFTNYRDTSEMVTNALSEIKDIRPVKFVGQSSKFKDKGLTQKQQVEIIEKFKAGEYNVLVATSVAEEGLDIPATDLVVFYEPVPSEIRSIQRKGRTGRKHEGRVVVLVTKGTRDEAYYWSCAHKEKRMQSNMQQWQENMSELNRANNENDKTDIASEFRSEEEQQTGLSDFSDEEVTVILDQREIRSTVARSLEKLGFNIVVKTLEVGDYIVSDRVAIERKSTEDFVNSLLDRHIFRQISDLAGAYEKPILIIEGEGLFTTRMVNPNAIHGMLASLSLDFGVSILHTRDAEDTASLIGILAKREQIDEKRSTSVHGKKSSMMLSQQQEYIVSSISNIGPNAAKNLLDHFGTVENVMKAELDELKEVKNIGPKTAGKMREILSSKYKN; encoded by the coding sequence ATGAGCGAACACATTAAGCACCCACTGGTCAAACCCAATACAGTCGAGCAGCGATTGTACCAGCTTGACCTTGCCGGAAAGGCACTATCAGCACCAACACTGGTAGTGCTGCCAACAGGTCTTGGAAAAACGATAGTCGCCCTTCTTGTAATAGCTTCACGCCTGCAAAAAACAGGCGGGAAAGCACTCATACTGTCCCCCACAAAACCTCTTGTAGAGCAACATGCCGCTTTTTTAAGGTCCACACTGAACATCCCCGAAGATGAGATACTGACCTTTACAGGTGCAGTAGCGCCTGACAAGAGAGAAGAGCTCTGGAAGAAGGGAAAAGTGATCATCTCCACCCCGCAGGTCATTGAGAACGATATACTTACCAAGCGCATAAGCCTGGAGGATGTCACTCACATTACATTTGATGAGGCTCATCGAGCTGTTGGCAATTATGCATATACATATATAGCCGAAAGATACTTTGAGGATGCCAAAAAACCACACTGCCTTGCGATAACTGCAAGTCCGGGAAGTTCTGATGAGAAGATAAGTGAGGTATGCACGAACCTCTACATCAGATCGGTTGCGATAAAAACAGAAACAGACCCTGACGTAACACCCTATATCCATAAAAAAGAGGTCGAATGGAACCATGTGATACTGCCTTCTGAGATGAGGGAGTTGAAAGACCTTCTGGAAAAGGTCCTTGAGGATAGATTCCAAAAACTAACAGAACTTGGATATTCCATCCAATACGGCAAGAAAGCTTCAAAAATGGACCTGCTCGGACTTCAGAAAAAGTTACAGGGACAGATCAGAGAAATGGCCGAACCTGCAGTCTACAGCGCCCTATCGATCCTTGCAGAGGTTATGAAGGTAAGTCATGCTGTGGAGATAGTAGAAACACAGGGCATCGAAGCACTTAAAAAATATACAGCCCGACTTGAGAACGAAGCCACCTCCAGAACAGGAAGTAAAGCTTCAAAAAGGCTTTCTGATGACCTCTATATGAGACAGTTATACAAAAGGCTCGAGGAATGCACCACAGAACATCCGAAACTTGCCGTTGTAAAAGATATCGTCTCAAAGGAACTAAATGGCAAACCCGACTCCCGTGTAATCGTCTTTACGAACTATCGCGATACCTCTGAAATGGTGACGAACGCCCTTTCCGAAATAAAAGATATAAGGCCTGTCAAATTTGTGGGACAAAGTTCCAAGTTCAAGGACAAGGGGCTTACCCAAAAGCAACAGGTTGAGATCATTGAGAAGTTCAAGGCCGGAGAATATAATGTCCTTGTGGCAACATCCGTTGCAGAAGAAGGACTTGATATCCCAGCTACCGACCTGGTAGTTTTTTATGAACCGGTCCCCTCCGAGATCAGAAGCATACAGAGAAAAGGCAGGACAGGAAGGAAGCATGAAGGACGTGTCGTAGTACTTGTTACAAAAGGAACCCGGGACGAAGCATATTACTGGAGCTGTGCACATAAAGAAAAGCGTATGCAAAGCAATATGCAGCAATGGCAGGAGAATATGTCAGAGTTGAATAGAGCAAACAATGAAAATGACAAGACCGACATTGCAAGTGAGTTTAGGAGTGAGGAGGAACAACAGACCGGGCTTTCAGACTTCTCTGACGAGGAAGTGACGGTAATCCTCGACCAGAGAGAGATCAGAAGCACCGTTGCACGCAGTCTTGAGAAACTTGGATTCAACATCGTTGTAAAAACACTTGAAGTAGGAGATTATATTGTAAGCGACCGGGTGGCTATCGAGCGCAAGAGTACCGAAGACTTTGTCAATTCCTTACTTGATCGCCATATATTCAGACAGATATCCGATCTTGCAGGAGCCTATGAAAAACCCATACTCATCATCGAAGGAGAAGGTTTGTTCACCACAAGGATGGTGAACCCAAACGCCATACACGGAATGCTTGCTTCACTATCACTGGATTTTGGAGTGTCAATACTTCACACAAGAGATGCAGAGGACACTGCATCCCTGATCGGCATACTGGCAAAGAGAGAACAGATCGATGAAAAACGCAGTACCAGTGTCCACGGAAAAAAATCTTCAATGATGCTATCACAACAGCAGGAATATATCGTATCATCCATCAGTAACATCGGACCGAATGCTGCAAAGAATCTCCTTGACCACTTCGGAACCGTGGAAAATGTTATGAAAGCAGAGCTAGATGAATTAAAGGAAGTAAAGAACATTGGACCGAAGACCGCAGGAAAGATGCGGGAAATACTTAGCAGCAAATATAAAAATTGA
- the sepS gene encoding O-phosphoserine--tRNA ligase, producing MKFDPESIKKAAKEDFDSAWTSGKDLIKKTGLNQQYPHTSFHFGKAHPVYDTIAKLREAYLRMGFDEMMNPLIVDEKEVYKQFGHEALAVLDRCYYLAGLPRPNVGISDQRIAKIKEMLGGIDDEGIETIRKVLHSYKKGEVEGDDLVPEIALKLNVSDALVVEMIDKVFPEFKELTPQATTKTLRSHMTSGWFISLSGILERSRPPFHLFSIDRSFRREQQEDASRLMTYYSASCVIMDEDVTVDHGKAVAQGLLAQFGFEKFMFRPDEKRSKYYVPDTQIEVFAYHPKLVGSNTKYSDGWIEIATFGIYSPTALAEYNIPCPVMNLGLGVERLAMILHDSTDLRGMTYPQLPQYAEWELKDNELARMIFVDKLPETPEGQEILEGIVMQCDMHGSEPSPCEFVAWEGILKGKKVKVSVIEPEEDTKLCGPAAYNEVLVHENDVLGLPNNKKWKKAFENHSARTGVRFIEAFAAQAAKEIEEAVEKGEKECETRVRIVKVPSEINIKLDPLAQRYITGKKQKIDIRGPVFTTVRAEIE from the coding sequence ATGAAATTCGATCCTGAATCCATAAAGAAAGCTGCTAAGGAAGACTTTGATTCTGCATGGACAAGTGGCAAAGACCTTATTAAAAAAACAGGTCTGAACCAGCAGTACCCACACACATCATTCCACTTCGGAAAAGCACATCCTGTTTATGATACCATCGCAAAGCTCAGAGAAGCTTATCTTCGCATGGGTTTTGATGAGATGATGAATCCACTCATCGTTGATGAGAAAGAGGTTTACAAACAATTCGGCCATGAAGCACTGGCAGTCCTTGACCGTTGCTACTATCTTGCCGGGCTACCAAGACCAAATGTAGGCATCTCCGATCAACGCATTGCAAAAATAAAGGAAATGCTTGGAGGTATCGATGATGAAGGTATCGAGACCATAAGGAAAGTGCTGCATTCTTACAAAAAAGGTGAAGTTGAAGGAGACGACCTTGTCCCCGAGATAGCGCTTAAACTTAACGTATCCGATGCACTTGTGGTCGAAATGATAGACAAGGTGTTCCCGGAATTCAAGGAACTTACCCCGCAAGCCACCACCAAGACGCTCAGAAGCCATATGACATCAGGCTGGTTCATTTCACTCTCAGGCATTCTTGAACGTTCCAGACCGCCATTCCACTTATTCTCTATCGACCGTTCTTTCAGAAGAGAACAGCAGGAAGATGCTTCACGCCTTATGACATACTATTCAGCGTCCTGTGTCATAATGGATGAAGATGTCACTGTTGATCACGGAAAGGCCGTCGCTCAAGGATTATTGGCACAGTTCGGTTTTGAGAAGTTCATGTTCCGTCCGGACGAGAAAAGGAGCAAGTATTACGTACCTGATACCCAGATAGAGGTCTTTGCATACCATCCAAAACTTGTTGGTTCTAATACCAAATATTCTGACGGATGGATAGAGATCGCAACATTTGGGATCTACTCACCAACCGCACTTGCTGAATACAACATCCCATGCCCGGTCATGAACCTCGGACTTGGTGTTGAAAGGCTTGCCATGATACTCCATGATTCTACCGACCTAAGAGGTATGACCTATCCACAGCTGCCACAATACGCAGAATGGGAGCTAAAGGACAATGAACTGGCAAGAATGATATTCGTTGACAAACTTCCGGAAACGCCTGAAGGACAGGAGATACTGGAAGGTATAGTCATGCAATGTGACATGCACGGTTCAGAGCCAAGCCCATGCGAGTTCGTTGCCTGGGAAGGCATACTTAAGGGTAAGAAAGTGAAGGTTTCCGTGATAGAGCCTGAAGAAGACACAAAACTTTGTGGTCCGGCAGCTTACAATGAGGTTCTTGTCCATGAAAACGATGTTCTTGGCCTCCCTAACAACAAAAAGTGGAAAAAGGCCTTTGAGAACCATTCTGCAAGGACCGGCGTGAGATTTATCGAAGCTTTTGCAGCACAAGCAGCAAAAGAGATCGAGGAGGCCGTGGAGAAAGGGGAAAAGGAGTGTGAGACAAGAGTAAGGATAGTCAAGGTACCTTCCGAGATAAACATCAAACTCGACCCTCTTGCTCAGAGATATATAACCGGGAAGAAGCAGAAGATCGACATTCGAGGACCTGTGTTCACCACAGTAAGAGCAGAGATAGAGTAA
- a CDS encoding P-II family nitrogen regulator: protein MKKITAIIRPGKLETVKEELVTAGLNAMTIFDVKGRGEQKGICLQFRGKRNLIDMIPKIQIDIVVKNDEVVTVIQTIKHAVRTGKIGDGKIFGPPVEMMIGIRTGECITE from the coding sequence ATGAAGAAAATAACAGCCATTATAAGACCGGGTAAACTGGAAACGGTAAAGGAGGAGCTTGTTACTGCAGGATTAAACGCAATGACTATCTTTGACGTTAAAGGCAGAGGTGAACAGAAAGGGATCTGCCTCCAGTTCAGAGGCAAACGGAACCTTATCGACATGATACCCAAGATACAGATCGATATCGTTGTAAAGAATGATGAAGTCGTAACTGTGATACAGACCATTAAACATGCTGTACGTACCGGAAAGATCGGGGACGGCAAAATATTTGGTCCCCCTGTGGAAATGATGATAGGAATAAGGACGGGAGAATGTATTACAGAATGA